A window of Formosa sp. Hel1_31_208 contains these coding sequences:
- a CDS encoding heparan-alpha-glucosaminide N-acetyltransferase domain-containing protein yields MYTNRLFFIDAVRAFAILMMLQGHFIDTLLDPIYRDESNMIYQIWSYFRGITAPTFFTISGLVFLYLLLRAKSKGEDYPRIKKGLYRGLLLLGIGYALRIDLFGWFRGEFNGYILVVDVLQCIGLSLIILIGCYVLFKQHIRFLSFFLFSIGCLSFLTEPLYRSVDLSHIPVVFANYMSKSNGSIFTILPWFGFTAFGGYLATVFFSHAHRIRFRLITVVSFFIFGGLLVEYSSHLLMKLYYWTDIELFKASAYYNYLFTRFGNVLVLFGVFYLAEPFLKGSLIAKIGQKTLSIYVIHFIIIFGSFTGIGLKHFFSESLNPTEVIIGAIIFMVVVCIISFHYVKTNAFIYQGVRKVIRALKG; encoded by the coding sequence TTGTACACTAACCGACTCTTTTTTATTGATGCAGTAAGGGCCTTCGCAATTTTAATGATGCTTCAAGGTCACTTCATTGACACCCTATTAGACCCCATTTATAGAGATGAATCAAACATGATTTATCAAATATGGTCTTATTTTCGAGGGATAACTGCACCTACATTCTTCACTATATCAGGATTGGTGTTTTTATATTTACTATTGCGTGCGAAGTCGAAAGGCGAAGACTATCCCAGAATAAAAAAGGGCTTATATCGTGGCTTACTATTATTAGGGATTGGCTATGCACTTCGCATCGATCTTTTTGGCTGGTTTAGAGGTGAGTTTAATGGTTATATCTTGGTTGTAGATGTTTTACAGTGTATTGGTTTGTCATTAATTATACTTATTGGATGCTATGTGCTATTCAAACAACATATTAGATTCCTGTCTTTTTTTTTATTTTCAATTGGATGTCTAAGTTTCTTAACCGAGCCATTATATAGATCAGTAGATTTAAGTCATATTCCTGTTGTATTTGCAAACTATATGAGCAAAAGTAACGGCTCCATTTTTACTATTCTACCATGGTTTGGGTTTACGGCTTTTGGGGGCTATCTGGCCACGGTATTCTTTTCTCATGCGCACAGAATCAGATTTAGATTGATAACAGTGGTATCCTTTTTTATTTTTGGAGGCCTACTTGTGGAGTACTCTTCACACCTTTTAATGAAATTGTATTATTGGACAGACATTGAGTTATTTAAGGCCTCAGCTTATTATAATTATCTATTTACACGCTTCGGAAATGTACTTGTTCTATTTGGTGTATTCTATTTGGCTGAACCCTTTTTAAAAGGGTCACTGATAGCTAAAATCGGACAAAAGACATTATCAATTTATGTGATACATTTCATTATTATCTTTGGAAGCTTTACAGGTATTGGGTTAAAACATTTCTTTTCAGAATCACTTAATCCAACAGAAGTTATCATAGGTGCTATTATATTTATGGTTGTAGTCTGTATAATTTCATTTCATTATGTAAAGACCAATGCATTTATTTATCAAGGTGTTCGTAAAGTAATTAGAGCTTTAAAAGGTTAA
- the acs gene encoding acetate--CoA ligase has translation MSNYHIKHLEEYYQVYRKSVRNPEVFWEEIAEEHFMWRKKWDNVLSWDFKKPEIKWFEGAQLNITENCIDRHLATRGNKTAIIFEPNNPDEAAQQITYNQLHEKVCRFSNVLKRKGIGKGDRVCIYLPMIPELAVSVLACARIGAIHSVVFAGFSSAALATRINDSDCKMVITSDGSYRGAKTIDLKGIVDEALEDCQCVESVLVAKRIHTDIQMKEGRDFWLQPMLDRADINCPAETMNSEDPLFILYTSGSTGKPKGMVHSTAGYMVYTAYTFKNVFQYRDEDVYWCTADIGWITGHSYIVYGPLCNGATTVMFEGVPSYPDFGRFWNIVEKHKVNQFYTAPTAIRALAKEGIEHLEKHDLSSLKVLGTVGEPINEEAWHWYYDNVGKKKAPIVDTWWQTETGGIMITPIAFTTPTKPTYATLPFIGIQPALMDENGQEISGNQVDGRLCIKFPWPSMARTIWGNHQRYKDTYFSAFENMYFTGDGALRDEVGYYRITGRVDDVIIVSGHNLGTAPIEDAINEHPAVAESAIVGFPHDIKGNALYGYVTLKETGENRNQDNLRKEINQIITEQIGPIAKLDKIQFTHGLPKTRSGKIMRRILRKIAGKETSNLGDTSTLLNPEVVKNIINNAL, from the coding sequence ATGAGTAATTATCATATCAAACATTTAGAAGAGTATTATCAGGTCTATCGCAAATCGGTAAGAAATCCGGAAGTATTTTGGGAAGAAATCGCCGAAGAACATTTTATGTGGCGAAAAAAATGGGACAATGTCCTAAGTTGGGATTTTAAAAAACCTGAAATTAAATGGTTTGAAGGCGCTCAATTGAACATCACGGAAAACTGTATTGACAGGCATTTAGCCACTAGAGGAAATAAAACAGCTATCATTTTTGAACCTAATAACCCTGATGAAGCTGCGCAACAGATCACTTATAACCAATTACACGAAAAGGTCTGTCGTTTTTCAAATGTTTTAAAAAGGAAGGGCATTGGTAAAGGTGATCGCGTTTGTATTTATTTACCAATGATTCCAGAATTGGCAGTTTCCGTATTAGCTTGCGCCAGAATAGGAGCCATTCATTCTGTTGTATTTGCAGGATTTTCATCTGCAGCACTCGCTACAAGAATAAATGATTCAGACTGTAAAATGGTGATCACGAGTGACGGTTCCTATAGAGGTGCTAAAACTATTGATTTAAAAGGAATTGTTGACGAGGCTCTTGAAGATTGTCAATGTGTAGAGTCAGTATTGGTTGCCAAACGTATTCATACAGATATTCAAATGAAGGAAGGTCGTGACTTTTGGTTACAACCTATGTTGGATAGAGCGGATATAAATTGTCCTGCCGAAACCATGAATTCAGAAGACCCTTTATTTATATTATATACCTCTGGCTCTACTGGTAAACCTAAAGGAATGGTGCATAGCACAGCGGGTTATATGGTGTATACCGCTTATACCTTTAAAAATGTGTTTCAATATCGTGATGAAGATGTGTATTGGTGTACAGCAGATATAGGATGGATCACAGGGCATAGTTATATTGTTTATGGTCCATTGTGCAATGGAGCAACAACTGTTATGTTTGAAGGTGTGCCTAGTTATCCAGATTTTGGACGTTTTTGGAATATCGTAGAAAAACATAAAGTCAACCAATTTTATACCGCACCTACCGCAATTAGAGCTTTGGCTAAAGAAGGTATAGAACATTTGGAAAAACATGATTTATCATCTCTGAAAGTACTTGGAACCGTTGGGGAACCAATTAACGAGGAAGCTTGGCATTGGTATTATGATAATGTAGGAAAAAAGAAAGCACCAATAGTTGATACTTGGTGGCAAACAGAGACAGGAGGTATTATGATAACACCTATCGCCTTTACAACGCCAACAAAACCAACATATGCGACATTACCGTTCATAGGAATTCAGCCAGCATTAATGGATGAAAACGGACAAGAAATAAGTGGCAACCAAGTTGACGGCCGATTATGTATCAAATTCCCATGGCCAAGCATGGCAAGAACCATTTGGGGAAATCATCAGCGATATAAGGATACGTATTTTTCTGCTTTCGAAAACATGTATTTCACGGGTGACGGAGCACTACGTGATGAGGTTGGTTACTACAGAATTACTGGACGAGTAGATGATGTCATTATTGTTTCTGGACATAATTTGGGTACAGCGCCAATTGAAGATGCCATTAACGAACATCCAGCAGTTGCCGAAAGTGCTATCGTTGGCTTCCCTCATGATATCAAAGGAAATGCATTGTATGGTTATGTGACACTTAAAGAAACAGGTGAAAATAGGAATCAGGATAATTTGAGAAAGGAAATAAATCAAATTATTACTGAGCAGATAGGTCCAATTGCCAAATTGGATAAAATTCAATTTACCCATGGTTTACCGAAAACACGTAGTGGTAAAATTATGAGACGAATCTTACGTAAGATTGCTGGAAAGGAGACAAGTAATCTGGGTGACACAAGTACCCTTTTAAATCCAGAAGTCGTCAAAAACATCATAAATAATGCACTTTAA
- a CDS encoding multidrug effflux MFS transporter translates to MQNKPAFKIEFIALMASLMSIVALSIDALLPALPEIGNALNVSDPSDNQLLITMIFLGLGFGQLIFGPLSDSFGRKPMVYFGFTVFVIASIICVTANSLEMMIFGRILQGIGLSSPRTIAIAMTRDTYSGDFMAKILSVIVMFFILVPIIAPTFGQLLLDIFNWKAIFNANLIIGLLIVLWFWKRQPETLELKNRIKFSPSIFITGTREFLKHKDAIGFTLVSGFITGSFMVYLSTSQQIFQEQYQLGELFPYIFASTAFSVGFATFTNSRLVIRFGSFNIAYAATIGYAAISVLYVLIYHTGQNPSIGVLISFFLIQFFSVGFLFGNLRSLAMEPLGHIAGIGAAINGFVSTVMAVPIANYIGSFVKTSVLPLFIGFSLFGILSLIVFLILKRRRRLILNKA, encoded by the coding sequence ATGCAAAATAAACCTGCTTTTAAGATTGAATTTATTGCACTTATGGCATCATTAATGTCGATTGTTGCACTATCAATTGATGCTTTATTACCTGCTCTTCCGGAAATTGGTAATGCGTTAAACGTTTCCGACCCTAGCGATAATCAATTATTGATTACAATGATTTTTCTTGGACTAGGGTTTGGGCAATTGATATTTGGTCCTCTTTCAGATAGTTTCGGACGAAAACCTATGGTCTATTTTGGATTTACAGTATTTGTAATCGCAAGTATAATATGTGTTACCGCCAATAGTTTAGAAATGATGATTTTTGGTAGGATACTCCAAGGTATCGGACTCTCCTCACCGCGAACCATTGCCATTGCTATGACACGAGATACTTATAGTGGTGACTTTATGGCTAAAATCTTATCGGTCATAGTGATGTTCTTTATACTAGTACCAATCATTGCGCCTACATTTGGGCAATTACTACTTGATATTTTTAATTGGAAAGCCATTTTTAATGCCAATCTGATAATTGGTTTATTAATTGTATTATGGTTTTGGAAGCGGCAACCAGAAACTTTAGAACTTAAAAACCGTATTAAATTTTCACCTTCTATTTTTATCACTGGGACTCGAGAATTTTTAAAACATAAAGATGCGATAGGATTTACCTTAGTTTCTGGATTCATTACTGGGTCGTTCATGGTGTACTTAAGTACATCACAACAAATTTTTCAAGAGCAATACCAGCTCGGGGAACTATTCCCTTATATTTTCGCGAGTACAGCCTTTTCAGTTGGTTTCGCGACATTTACCAATAGCAGATTAGTTATTCGTTTTGGATCCTTTAATATTGCATATGCCGCAACGATTGGTTATGCAGCGATTTCTGTTCTTTATGTTTTAATATATCACACAGGTCAGAATCCTAGCATTGGTGTTCTCATCTCATTTTTTCTCATTCAATTCTTTTCTGTGGGTTTTCTTTTCGGAAATCTGCGTTCATTAGCTATGGAGCCTCTAGGACATATTGCTGGAATTGGTGCCGCTATTAATGGATTTGTGTCAACCGTTATGGCAGTGCCTATTGCTAATTATATTGGTAGTTTTGTTAAAACCTCGGTCTTACCTTTATTTATAGGATTTTCGCTCTTCGGAATTTTATCATTAATCGTATTTCTTATTCTAAAGAGACGCCGACGCCTTATTCTTAATAAAGCGTAG
- a CDS encoding serine hydrolase, producing the protein MKQILSIIIFLFFMSGCTCDSNRQYTTPQKLNDGFNVVTATSAIIDTVKLYKGINKIACGNYGEIQSILIYKNNALVVEEYFKGHDYKWDASNYHGEIVDWNLHSPHDVMSCAKSFTSALIGIAIDKGFIKDVNQSIFDYLPQHQYLNTNHKKHITIEHLLTMTSGLAWNEWTAHGTSENDIDRIYFECSNDPVKCVLEREFWTVPGESFTYNGGGMIILGEILKNASGLNVEDFANTYLFEPLDIEAPIWFQYQNGAYATDGSLKMTSRDMLKLGVLYLNHGMWKEKQIISKEWVVKSSTVYKNNKNITVPIEDTGKSAYSYTWWLNEFSFKGEPLNMYRANGWGGQSIMVFPDLDMVIVFTGANYNAKSHLFKIVENYILKSL; encoded by the coding sequence ATGAAACAGATACTCAGTATAATCATCTTCCTCTTTTTTATGAGTGGATGCACATGTGATTCCAATCGGCAATATACAACACCTCAAAAATTAAACGATGGATTTAATGTTGTCACAGCAACAAGTGCAATAATTGATACCGTAAAACTTTATAAGGGCATTAATAAAATCGCTTGTGGCAACTATGGTGAAATACAATCCATTCTTATCTATAAAAATAATGCTTTAGTTGTTGAAGAATATTTTAAAGGTCATGATTATAAGTGGGATGCATCCAATTATCATGGTGAAATAGTAGATTGGAATCTTCATTCACCACACGACGTTATGTCTTGTGCTAAAAGTTTTACCTCAGCATTAATCGGTATTGCCATTGACAAAGGTTTTATTAAAGATGTAAACCAGTCCATATTTGACTATTTACCACAACATCAATATCTAAATACAAATCATAAGAAGCACATCACTATTGAGCATTTATTAACCATGACATCTGGGTTAGCTTGGAATGAATGGACAGCGCATGGCACATCTGAAAACGATATTGATCGCATCTATTTTGAATGTTCAAATGATCCCGTTAAGTGTGTTTTAGAGCGTGAATTTTGGACTGTTCCAGGTGAATCTTTTACTTACAATGGCGGTGGCATGATTATTTTAGGTGAAATTCTCAAAAATGCTTCAGGACTGAACGTTGAGGACTTTGCTAACACCTATTTATTTGAACCTCTGGATATAGAAGCCCCTATTTGGTTTCAATATCAAAACGGTGCATATGCAACAGATGGTTCTCTGAAAATGACATCAAGAGACATGTTAAAATTAGGAGTCCTTTATTTGAACCATGGGATGTGGAAAGAGAAACAAATTATTTCAAAAGAGTGGGTTGTTAAAAGTTCAACCGTATATAAAAACAATAAAAATATAACAGTTCCAATTGAAGACACAGGCAAGAGCGCTTACTCATACACGTGGTGGCTCAACGAGTTTTCATTTAAAGGTGAGCCTTTAAATATGTATCGTGCTAATGGTTGGGGTGGACAATCTATTATGGTATTTCCAGATCTCGATATGGTTATTGTTTTTACAGGTGCCAATTACAATGCAAAATCTCATCTTTTTAAGATTGTTGAGAATTACATATTAAAATCACTTTAA
- a CDS encoding alpha/beta hydrolase-fold protein: MKNLTVLLVSFLLSFPAFTSGQNEIVIGKIDTIESQILGESRQLMIYVPNEGPNPIFAKKKYPVVYLLDGDAHFTSVVGLIERFSGNNITPEMIVVAIPNTNRTRDLTSSKAEPNPPMVPEGLANASGGGKNFLSFIENELVPYIDKTYPTEPYKMLIGHSLGGLFVMDALLEKPELFDSYISIDPSMWWDNKKLLNAYNKTNLAADKYKNKSLYLGIANTLEKGMDTISMRQEKGPMVDHINSIFETRDLLKGKLNSQILFGSKYYENDTHNSAPLISTYDGMRFIFDFYQFDIEFADIMDDSTNIVNEMKGHYTKVSEMLGYDNKPDESMVNGMGYQLMELEKADLAGQFFRMNVDYYPQSFNVYDSLGDYYLYIKNKAKAIESFEKALAIKDNPDSRKKLEELKSN; this comes from the coding sequence ATGAAAAATCTTACCGTATTACTTGTGTCCTTCCTTTTGTCTTTTCCTGCTTTCACGTCTGGACAAAATGAAATAGTTATTGGAAAAATAGATACTATAGAATCACAAATCCTCGGAGAAAGTAGACAATTAATGATTTATGTGCCTAATGAAGGGCCTAATCCAATTTTTGCTAAAAAGAAATATCCTGTTGTCTATCTATTAGATGGCGATGCACATTTTACCTCAGTTGTAGGTTTGATTGAACGATTCAGCGGTAATAATATTACTCCCGAAATGATTGTGGTTGCGATACCCAATACGAATCGAACACGTGATCTCACTTCATCAAAAGCTGAACCCAATCCTCCTATGGTTCCAGAAGGGTTAGCAAATGCATCTGGAGGTGGTAAGAATTTCTTGTCCTTTATTGAAAACGAACTCGTGCCTTATATAGATAAAACATATCCTACAGAACCTTATAAAATGTTAATAGGACATTCCTTGGGTGGTTTATTTGTAATGGATGCTCTGCTTGAAAAACCAGAATTGTTTGATAGTTATATCTCCATAGATCCATCCATGTGGTGGGATAATAAAAAATTATTAAATGCATATAACAAGACTAATCTGGCAGCTGATAAGTATAAAAACAAGTCACTGTATTTAGGCATTGCTAATACTTTAGAAAAAGGGATGGATACCATTTCTATGAGACAAGAAAAAGGGCCCATGGTGGATCATATTAATTCAATTTTTGAAACAAGAGATTTACTAAAAGGTAAATTAAATAGTCAAATTTTATTTGGATCTAAATATTATGAAAACGACACCCATAATTCAGCACCATTAATTTCTACCTATGATGGAATGAGGTTCATTTTCGATTTTTATCAATTCGATATTGAATTTGCTGATATCATGGACGACAGTACAAATATTGTCAATGAAATGAAAGGACATTATACCAAAGTTTCCGAGATGCTGGGGTATGATAACAAGCCCGATGAAAGTATGGTCAATGGAATGGGGTATCAACTTATGGAACTAGAAAAAGCCGATTTAGCAGGACAGTTTTTTAGAATGAATGTGGACTATTATCCTCAAAGCTTTAATGTCTATGATTCACTTGGCGACTACTATTTATATATTAAAAACAAAGCTAAGGCTATAGAAAGTTTCGAAAAAGCCTTAGCTATTAAAGACAATCCAGATTCAAGAAAAAAATTAGAAGAATTGAAGTCCAATTAA
- a CDS encoding phosphoribosylaminoimidazolesuccinocarboxamide synthase: MANQKHTITESNFNFPNQKSVYKGKVREVYTINDEELVMIATDRLSAFDVVMPKGIPYKGQILNQIATSMMKATEDLVPNWLTATPDPNVAVGHLCEPFKVEMVIRGYMSGHAAREYKAGRRLLCGVEMPDGMKENDKFPEPIITPATKAEMGDHDEDISREDILKRGIVSEEDYIILEDYTRKLFQRGTEIAASRGLILVDTKYEFGKTKDGKIVLIDEIHTPDSSRYFYSEGYQERQNHNEAQKQLSKEFVRQWLIANGFQGLEGQTVPEMSDDYIKTVSDRYIELYENIMGEAFVKADVSNIQKRIEKNVLSYLGN, encoded by the coding sequence GTGGCAAATCAGAAGCATACCATAACCGAATCTAATTTCAATTTCCCTAACCAGAAAAGTGTTTATAAAGGGAAAGTAAGAGAAGTCTATACCATTAATGATGAAGAACTCGTCATGATTGCTACCGATCGCTTATCGGCTTTTGATGTCGTTATGCCTAAAGGTATTCCTTATAAAGGTCAGATTTTAAACCAGATTGCAACCAGTATGATGAAGGCAACTGAAGATTTAGTGCCTAATTGGTTGACGGCTACACCAGATCCAAATGTGGCTGTTGGGCATTTATGTGAACCGTTTAAAGTTGAAATGGTAATTCGCGGTTATATGTCTGGTCATGCAGCTCGTGAATATAAAGCTGGAAGACGGTTGTTGTGCGGAGTAGAAATGCCAGATGGTATGAAAGAGAATGATAAATTTCCAGAACCCATTATCACGCCTGCTACTAAGGCCGAAATGGGAGATCACGACGAAGACATCTCTCGAGAAGACATTTTAAAACGCGGTATCGTTTCCGAAGAAGATTATATCATACTCGAAGATTATACGCGAAAGTTGTTTCAACGCGGAACCGAAATCGCTGCATCACGCGGCTTGATACTTGTGGATACCAAATACGAATTTGGAAAAACAAAAGACGGAAAGATTGTTTTAATTGATGAAATTCATACACCAGATTCCTCTCGTTATTTTTATTCTGAAGGGTATCAAGAACGTCAAAATCATAACGAAGCTCAAAAACAACTCTCCAAAGAGTTTGTAAGACAGTGGTTAATAGCGAATGGCTTTCAAGGTCTCGAAGGACAAACAGTTCCTGAAATGAGTGATGACTATATCAAAACAGTGAGCGATCGCTATATTGAGCTTTATGAAAATATCATGGGTGAAGCTTTTGTGAAGGCCGATGTTTCAAATATTCAAAAGCGTATTGAAAAGAATGTCCTTTCCTATTTAGGTAATTAA
- a CDS encoding ABC transporter ATP-binding protein, which produces MQHYKTSDKKNKTKSKVTLKQAFKTIIWPRRQLVFIGLLLIVIRSLSGLVLPWQSKVLLDDVVPNGNASDLWLLITIVIAAITVQAVTSFLLTKILSVQAQYLISELRAQVQKKVLSLPISFFDNTKSGALVSRIMSDVEGVRNLIGTGLVQLVGGSFTAIVSLVILIKLNAWMTLFVFVPLSIFGFIALKAFKYIRPIFRTRGKINAEVTGRLTETLAGVRVIKAFNAEDQENKIFEKGVNRLFQNVKKSLTATALMTSSSTFLIGIATTGIMGIGGYYMIQSQMTTGEFLFFTLILGFMIAPIVQMSNIGSQLTEALAGLDRTEELMNMASEEEDTNRTIELNDFKGEIEFKDVSFAYEEGKPVLHDINFKAESGSVIALVGSSGSGKSTIAGLSATFLNPKAGQITIDGEDLSKVKLKSFRKHLGVVLQDEFLFEGTIRENIMFPRPKAREAELQAAVKAAYVNEFTDRFEDGLETLIGERGVKLSGGQRQRLAIARAILADPKIIILDEATSNLDTESEALIQKSLGELTKNRTTIVIAHRLSTIRKADQILVIEKGKIAERGNHDELIASEGRYFDLYTYQAKI; this is translated from the coding sequence ATGCAGCATTATAAAACATCAGATAAAAAAAATAAGACGAAGTCAAAAGTCACCTTAAAACAAGCCTTTAAGACTATTATTTGGCCGCGAAGACAATTAGTCTTTATCGGCTTACTGCTTATTGTTATTAGAAGTTTGTCCGGTCTGGTGTTACCGTGGCAAAGTAAAGTATTACTTGATGATGTTGTGCCCAATGGAAACGCTAGCGATTTGTGGTTGCTTATTACCATTGTTATCGCTGCCATTACGGTGCAAGCTGTAACATCATTTTTACTTACAAAAATATTAAGTGTGCAGGCTCAATATTTAATTAGTGAGTTACGAGCTCAAGTGCAAAAGAAAGTCTTGTCTTTACCGATTAGTTTTTTTGACAACACGAAATCTGGCGCCTTAGTATCTCGAATCATGAGTGATGTAGAAGGTGTGCGTAATCTTATTGGTACAGGATTAGTGCAATTGGTGGGCGGTAGCTTTACGGCTATTGTTTCGTTGGTAATTTTAATAAAACTCAATGCATGGATGACACTTTTTGTGTTTGTGCCTCTATCTATCTTCGGTTTTATAGCCTTAAAAGCATTCAAATATATTCGTCCTATTTTTAGAACCAGAGGAAAAATTAATGCTGAGGTCACTGGTCGCTTGACCGAAACCCTTGCAGGTGTTCGTGTGATAAAAGCATTTAACGCTGAAGACCAAGAAAATAAAATCTTTGAAAAAGGTGTAAATAGATTATTTCAAAACGTAAAGAAAAGTTTAACAGCAACTGCCTTAATGACAAGTTCATCTACATTCTTAATTGGTATTGCTACGACTGGGATTATGGGTATTGGCGGCTATTATATGATTCAAAGCCAAATGACGACAGGAGAGTTTTTGTTTTTCACTCTGATTCTTGGGTTTATGATTGCCCCAATTGTACAGATGAGTAATATAGGAAGTCAATTGACAGAGGCCTTAGCTGGTTTAGATAGAACCGAAGAATTGATGAATATGGCTTCTGAAGAAGAGGATACAAATCGAACTATAGAACTAAACGATTTTAAAGGAGAAATAGAATTCAAGGATGTCTCTTTTGCTTATGAAGAAGGAAAACCGGTACTGCATGATATTAATTTTAAAGCCGAATCTGGTTCTGTGATCGCCTTAGTTGGAAGTTCGGGTTCTGGGAAATCTACCATTGCAGGATTATCAGCCACGTTTTTAAATCCGAAAGCTGGGCAAATCACAATTGATGGTGAAGATTTATCTAAAGTAAAGTTAAAGAGTTTCAGAAAGCACTTAGGAGTGGTTTTGCAAGATGAGTTTTTATTTGAAGGAACCATTCGTGAGAATATAATGTTTCCTAGGCCTAAAGCTAGAGAAGCAGAATTACAGGCAGCCGTAAAAGCCGCTTATGTTAATGAATTTACAGACCGTTTTGAAGATGGTTTAGAAACCTTAATAGGTGAGCGAGGTGTGAAATTATCTGGAGGGCAACGACAGCGTTTAGCCATCGCTAGGGCTATTTTGGCAGATCCTAAAATTATTATTTTAGACGAAGCGACGTCTAATTTAGATACTGAAAGTGAAGCACTCATTCAAAAGAGTTTAGGAGAACTCACAAAAAACAGAACCACGATTGTTATTGCTCACCGTTTAAGTACAATTCGCAAAGCAGATCAAATTTTGGTCATAGAAAAGGGGAAAATAGCCGAACGTGGAAATCATGATGAACTTATAGCGTCTGAAGGACGGTATTTTGACTTGTATACTTATCAAGCTAAAATTTAA
- a CDS encoding sodium:alanine symporter family protein, with amino-acid sequence MKKLELFSEQFSSFAWGIPLLILLIGGGLYLLFISRFLPFRFFGHAIKVLQGKYDDPNDPGEISHFKALTTALSSTIGMGNIAGVALAISMGGPGAMFWMWMSAIVGMSTKFFTSTLAIMYRGKDSNGELQGGPMYFIREGLGKNWKFLAIMFSVFGMLGALPVVNVNQLKQAINDIILIPNGVEVTLTTNLIIATVLVVVTTIVILGGLKRISNIASKMVPAMVILYFILVLIILGINYGEVPKYLLLIVSDAFDANYINEDAVFGGVLGALVLLGVKRGAFSNEAGIGTAPMAHGAAKTDEPVREGLVAMLGPVIDTLIVCTLTALAILVTGVWETTSDNGVSLTASAFQKAMPGYGQYLLMICVFIFSISSLFSYAYYGKKCMAFLVGAKNKHYYNYIYVLSIVLAATTEFEVMINFIDGIFAFMAIPTMLSTIIMAPRVVKEIKAYRNRLKLSE; translated from the coding sequence ATGAAAAAACTTGAATTGTTTTCTGAGCAGTTTTCTTCTTTTGCGTGGGGAATCCCTTTGTTGATATTGCTTATTGGAGGTGGACTCTATTTATTATTTATTTCTCGATTTTTACCTTTTAGATTTTTCGGACACGCCATTAAAGTGCTACAAGGAAAATATGATGATCCCAATGATCCGGGTGAAATAAGCCATTTTAAAGCCTTGACTACGGCTTTGTCTTCTACAATTGGTATGGGTAATATTGCAGGTGTCGCTTTAGCCATATCTATGGGTGGTCCAGGAGCTATGTTCTGGATGTGGATGAGTGCAATAGTTGGTATGAGTACGAAGTTTTTTACATCAACTTTGGCAATCATGTATCGAGGGAAAGATTCTAACGGTGAATTGCAAGGTGGTCCCATGTACTTTATAAGAGAAGGACTAGGAAAGAATTGGAAATTTTTGGCGATTATGTTTTCCGTCTTTGGAATGCTAGGAGCGCTTCCCGTTGTGAATGTGAATCAATTAAAACAAGCTATTAATGATATCATTCTAATACCGAATGGAGTAGAAGTAACTTTAACAACAAATCTAATTATTGCGACCGTTTTAGTTGTGGTTACCACAATCGTTATTCTTGGAGGTTTAAAACGGATAAGTAATATCGCGTCAAAAATGGTGCCTGCAATGGTGATCCTATATTTTATTCTCGTTTTAATTATTCTTGGGATTAATTATGGAGAAGTCCCTAAGTATTTATTGCTCATTGTTAGCGATGCCTTTGATGCTAATTATATAAATGAAGATGCCGTTTTTGGTGGTGTTCTCGGTGCGCTTGTTTTATTAGGAGTAAAACGTGGTGCTTTTTCCAATGAAGCTGGTATAGGTACAGCTCCAATGGCACATGGGGCAGCAAAAACAGATGAACCTGTTCGAGAAGGCCTCGTAGCGATGCTTGGCCCAGTGATTGATACTTTAATCGTATGTACCTTAACAGCGTTGGCCATTTTAGTTACAGGTGTTTGGGAAACCACTTCAGATAATGGTGTAAGTTTAACAGCTTCGGCTTTTCAGAAAGCCATGCCCGGATACGGACAATACTTACTCATGATTTGCGTATTTATATTTAGTATATCCTCACTGTTCTCTTATGCTTACTATGGAAAAAAATGCATGGCTTTTCTTGTGGGCGCAAAAAACAAACACTACTATAATTATATCTATGTTTTGAGTATTGTGCTTGCGGCAACGACCGAGTTTGAGGTTATGATCAATTTTATTGATGGCATATTTGCATTTATGGCAATTCCTACCATGCTATCAACTATTATAATGGCTCCAAGAGTTGTAAAAGAAATTAAAGCATATAGAAATCGTTTAAAATTGTCAGAATAG